A genomic region of Ochotona princeps isolate mOchPri1 chromosome 17, mOchPri1.hap1, whole genome shotgun sequence contains the following coding sequences:
- the MNT gene encoding max-binding protein MNT codes for MDTQTSLPAAPGELKQDANALRGEERRENAELDGGSAPSVRRRLAARIPGRTRSPAAPGRPAPTRGGAEREGGKAARTAARPPPTRARATYGEGSSVRGKRPAPHPQYPGGNRVQCGYVSLIGLEGISSSASRAVGDGAGGSRWGNGRDLGLPAVWGAGGRSLGVSLSGRCGASQPPREERRRAPPLAPNSAAAARRGHGPESLKRKEKEYEHEMERLAREKIATQQRLAELKHELSQWMDVLEIDRVLRQTGQPEDDQASTSTASEGEDNIDEDMEEDRAGLGQPKLSHRPQPELLKSTLPPPSTAPAPLPPHPHPVALSPAHLPVQPPQQQPPPPAQQKTPLPAPPPPPAAPAPAQTLVPAPAHLVATAGGGPTVIAHTATTHASVIQTVNHVLQGPGGKHIAHIAPSAPSPAVQLAPATPPIGHITVHPATLNHVAHLGSQLPLYPQPVAVSQPVAVSHIAHTLSHQQVNGTAGLGPPATVMAKPAVGAQVVHHPQLVGQTVLNPVTMVTMPSFPVSTLKLA; via the exons GATGCGAACGCACTGCGGGGGGAGGAACGGAGAGAAAACGCGGAGCTGGACGGCGGCTCCGCTCCGAGCGTCCGCCGGCGCTTGG CCGCGCGGATCCCGGGGCGCAcccgcagccccgcagccccggGCCGCCCCGCTCCCACCCGGGGCGGAGCCGAGCGGGAAGGCGGAAAGGCGGCGCGCACGGCCGCCCGGCCCCCGCCCACCCGCGCCCGGGCCACGT atggggaggggagcagcGTGCGTGGAAAGCGGCCGGCGCCTCACCCGCAGTACCCGGGCGGGAACCGGGTTCAGTGTGGATATGTGTCGCTCATTGGGCTGGAAGGGATCTCCA GTTCCGCGAGCCGGGCTGTGGGGGATGGGGCGGGCGGCAGCCGTTGGGGGAATGGGAGGGACTTGGGGCTCCCTGCCGTGTGGGGCGCGGGCGGGAGGAGCCTCGGGGTCTCCCTGTCGGGGCGCTGCGGGGCGTCACAGCCCCCGCGGGAGGAGCGGCGACGAGCACCACCCCTCGCCCCCAACTCTGCCGCCGCCGCCCGGCGGGGTCACGGCCCTGAG TCCCTGAAGCGGAAGGAGAAGGAATATGAACATGAGATGGAGCGGCTGGCGCGGGAGAAGATCGCCACACAGCAGCGGCTGGCGGAGCTCAAGCACGagctgagccagtggatggacgtGCTGGAGATCGACCGAGTGCTCCGGCAGACGGGCCAGCCCGAGGACGACCAGGCCTCCACTTCCACGGCCTCCG AGGGTGAGGACAACATAGACGAGGACATGGAGGAGGACCGGGCGGGCCTGGGCCAACCTAAGCTGAGCCATCGTCCTCAGCCAGAGCTGCTGAAGTCCACCCTGCCGCCCCCCAGCACTGCCCCTGCGCCTCTGCCGCCGCACCCCCACCCTGTGGCCCTGTCTCCTGCCCACCTCCCTGTGCAGCCAccgcagcagcagccgccacccCCAGCACAGCAGAAGACCCCTCTCCCTGCGCCTCCTCCGCCGCCAGCCGCCCCTGCCCCGGCCCAGACGCTGGTGCCAGCTCCAGCCCACCTCGTGGCCACAGCCGGGGGTGGCCCCACAGTCATCGCCCACACGGCCACCACTCATGCCTCAGTCATCCAGACTGTGAACCATGTGCTACAGGGGCCAGGCGGCAAGCACATCGCCCACATCGCGCCCTCggcccccagccctgctgtgcAGCTGGCCCCCGCCACGCCTCCCATCGGCCACATCACCGTGCACCCTGCCACCCTCAACCATGTGGCTCACCTCGGCTCCCAGCTGCCCTTGTACCCACAGCCCGTGGCTGTGAGCCAGCCCGTGGCCGTGAGCCACATCGCCCATACCCTCTCGCACCAGCAAGTGAATGGCACAGCTGGGCTAGGGCCCCCGGCCACTGTCATGGCAAAGCCAGCCGTGGGGGCCCAGGTGGTGCATCACCCCCAGCTGGTGGGCCAAACAGTGCTGAACCCAGTGACCATGGTCACCATGCCCTCCTTCCCGGTCAGCACGCTCAAGCTGGCCTGA